In one window of Azotobacter salinestris DNA:
- a CDS encoding metallophosphoesterase, whose translation MEHFPEFDEIHVISDIHMGGDTPDFQILRETGRLAGYIGWVGQQCPEGRVALVFNGDVFDTLAESSTGYIAIERAVDVVGRIMGDPSFRGIWDALAHFVALEGRTLVFVIGNHDIEMSFTGVQRLILNRLAGDDPLKRGRIEFSTVGAGYSCTVGGARVYCTHGNEVDAWNYNHYESLARVGRRLNAGLGFDLREWRPNAGTRMVKEVMNSVKERYKWIDLLKPETQAAVGTLVVLDPAQAKKIGDLLSILGEKVLSEKDMNQRLSADDPVSRSPESVGAATPVKEPWLGPNLGAAAVQTTVDADSLLLQAEMNLGKPLSQLAEQDGQLGTGQLIVDRLTGWMRNISKDEALRRALKDWLADDRSFDLQDRDDTFKAVTANVGQSVDFIVTGHTHLERAIDMGRGRYYFNCGTWIRLLRFSQAMLKDQASFKPVYDVLMDGRMETIDKAKFGDASFVMNQTSAVSIRQEGGQVVGRLYHVLGDGTGTPEEVRKFARP comes from the coding sequence ATGGAACATTTTCCCGAATTCGATGAAATCCATGTGATTTCGGACATTCACATGGGGGGCGACACTCCCGATTTCCAGATTCTCCGGGAAACCGGGCGACTCGCCGGCTATATCGGCTGGGTGGGCCAGCAATGCCCCGAGGGGCGGGTGGCGCTGGTATTCAATGGCGATGTGTTCGATACCCTCGCCGAAAGCTCCACCGGATACATCGCCATCGAGCGGGCCGTGGACGTCGTCGGCCGCATCATGGGCGATCCCTCATTCCGCGGCATCTGGGATGCGCTGGCGCACTTTGTGGCGCTGGAAGGGAGAACACTGGTTTTCGTGATCGGCAACCATGACATCGAGATGTCTTTCACCGGCGTGCAGCGGCTGATCCTCAACCGGCTGGCGGGAGACGATCCGCTGAAGCGGGGCCGGATCGAGTTTTCCACCGTAGGGGCCGGTTACAGCTGCACGGTCGGAGGCGCCAGAGTCTATTGCACCCACGGCAACGAGGTGGATGCCTGGAACTACAACCATTACGAGAGTCTGGCCAGGGTTGGGCGGCGCCTGAATGCCGGCCTCGGTTTCGATCTGCGCGAGTGGCGGCCCAATGCCGGAACGCGGATGGTCAAGGAGGTCATGAACAGCGTCAAGGAGCGCTACAAATGGATCGATCTGCTGAAGCCGGAAACCCAGGCTGCCGTCGGGACGCTGGTGGTGCTCGATCCCGCCCAGGCGAAAAAGATCGGCGACCTGTTATCCATCCTTGGAGAGAAGGTGCTGAGCGAAAAGGATATGAACCAGCGCCTTTCCGCCGATGATCCAGTCTCCCGGTCGCCGGAGTCGGTCGGCGCCGCCACGCCGGTGAAAGAGCCCTGGCTGGGGCCGAACCTGGGCGCGGCCGCGGTGCAGACGACCGTCGATGCGGACAGCCTGCTGCTTCAGGCCGAAATGAATCTCGGCAAGCCTCTGTCCCAGCTGGCAGAGCAGGATGGCCAGCTGGGAACCGGGCAGCTGATCGTGGATCGCCTGACCGGCTGGATGCGCAATATCTCCAAGGACGAAGCCCTGCGCCGGGCCTTGAAGGACTGGCTGGCCGACGACAGGAGCTTCGATCTGCAGGATCGGGACGACACCTTCAAGGCGGTTACCGCCAATGTGGGACAGTCCGTCGACTTCATCGTGACGGGGCACACCCACCTGGAGCGGGCGATCGACATGGGCCGCGGTCGTTACTACTTCAACTGTGGCACCTGGATTCGCCTGTTGCGCTTCAGCCAGGCCATGCTCAAGGATCAGGCATCCTTCAAACCCGTCTATGACGTATTGATGGACGGGCGCATGGAAACCATCGACAAGGCGAAATTCGGAGACGCTTCCTTTGTCATGAACCAGACCAGCGCCGTTTCCATCCGGCAGGAAGGCGGACAGGTGGTAGGTCGTCTCTACCATGTATTGGGTGACGGTACGGGGACTCCCGAAGAAGTCCGCAAATTCGCGAGGCCCTGA
- a CDS encoding helicase-related protein → MTGRQQLFEDLEAGRAQQAPVALTAFGTPVEVGAVPRQVIYAIPGLRQVHRADVFWSKLQGRLQKRLDLLLEPFQAYYAELPEDEQQATLARLSKYPNWVDFARWFTRRMNLFRHGAHYTLTLELHGEPLHLPAELEFPDNRVLDEAEVESLHAAQLASYRRNLETLLELAEDFDLDQVERPVLIRLLRQSPRRLRKHFLELKERMRTAMVLSELRRTDARFSQYHELYRARRLKRRWLAYLGPTNSGKTHRAMEQAARAGSALYLSPLRLMALENQERLEEQGIPCTLITGEEQIIREGATHYCCTMEEFGRFQNIRFDVVIVDEVQLLGDAQRGWAWTDALVGAYTERLIMTGPELVTPSLEHLCRICNDELVIERTRRLTPLAIDSKPPSLQRIPAGSIIVDFSRRGVLELKALLEQRGRSAAVIYGALSPVVRREQARRFREGEVEIMVATDAIGMGLNLPAHRLYFRTDEKFDGVTVRTLTGQEIKQIAGRAGRYGFSESGLAGGFEHTVIHTIRRGLDEPDPPLDLKKFAVRPSYGHLKTLADALGERSLLRVWLTFIESVNYGRHFMAVLPEELMNWIKRLDDPAIDLRLRWIFASVPIHGGPESPARLSALAWLRHVHQGGVVPLPHPGRLQDLRSLEETLHELEVYIHLWRALPEYFIEEEAARERREELNDRILEILSATRRRR, encoded by the coding sequence ATGACAGGGCGCCAGCAGTTGTTCGAAGATCTGGAAGCAGGCAGGGCGCAGCAGGCGCCGGTGGCACTCACGGCGTTCGGCACGCCGGTCGAGGTCGGCGCCGTGCCACGCCAGGTGATCTACGCCATACCCGGTCTGCGCCAGGTCCACCGCGCGGATGTGTTCTGGAGCAAGCTGCAGGGCCGCCTGCAGAAGCGCCTCGACCTGCTCCTCGAACCCTTCCAGGCCTACTACGCCGAGTTGCCCGAGGACGAGCAGCAGGCCACCCTGGCGCGGCTATCGAAGTATCCGAACTGGGTCGACTTCGCCCGCTGGTTCACCCGGCGGATGAACCTGTTCCGCCATGGCGCGCATTACACGCTGACCCTGGAGCTGCACGGCGAGCCGCTGCACCTGCCGGCCGAGCTGGAGTTCCCGGACAACCGGGTGCTCGACGAGGCCGAGGTCGAGTCGCTGCACGCCGCCCAGCTGGCGTCCTACCGGCGCAACCTGGAAACCCTGCTCGAGCTCGCCGAGGACTTCGACCTCGACCAGGTGGAGCGGCCGGTGCTGATCCGCCTGTTGCGCCAGAGCCCGCGGCGCCTGCGCAAGCACTTTCTCGAGCTGAAGGAGCGGATGCGCACGGCCATGGTGCTCAGCGAGCTGCGCCGTACCGACGCCCGCTTCAGCCAGTACCACGAGCTGTACCGGGCGCGGCGTCTGAAGCGCCGCTGGCTGGCCTACCTGGGGCCGACCAACAGCGGCAAGACGCACCGGGCCATGGAGCAGGCCGCCAGGGCGGGTAGCGCCCTGTATCTCTCGCCGCTGCGACTGATGGCCCTGGAGAACCAGGAGCGCCTGGAGGAACAGGGCATCCCCTGCACCCTGATCACCGGCGAGGAACAGATCATCCGCGAGGGTGCCACGCACTACTGCTGCACCATGGAGGAATTCGGCCGCTTCCAGAACATCCGCTTCGACGTGGTGATCGTCGACGAGGTGCAGCTGCTGGGCGATGCCCAGCGCGGCTGGGCCTGGACCGACGCGCTGGTCGGCGCCTACACCGAGCGGCTGATCATGACCGGTCCGGAGCTGGTGACGCCGTCGCTGGAGCACCTGTGCCGGATCTGCAACGACGAGCTGGTGATCGAGCGCACCCGGCGCCTCACGCCGCTGGCCATCGACTCGAAACCGCCGAGTCTGCAGCGGATTCCGGCCGGCTCCATCATCGTCGACTTCAGCCGCCGCGGCGTGCTGGAGCTCAAGGCGCTGCTGGAGCAGCGGGGGCGCAGCGCCGCGGTGATCTACGGCGCCCTGTCGCCGGTCGTCCGGCGCGAACAGGCAAGACGCTTCCGCGAGGGCGAAGTGGAGATCATGGTCGCCACGGACGCGATCGGCATGGGCCTCAACCTGCCGGCCCATCGCCTCTATTTCAGGACCGACGAGAAGTTCGACGGGGTGACGGTGCGCACCCTGACCGGTCAGGAGATCAAGCAGATCGCCGGGCGCGCCGGGCGTTACGGCTTTTCCGAAAGCGGTCTGGCCGGAGGGTTCGAGCACACCGTGATCCACACCATCCGGCGCGGACTGGACGAGCCCGACCCGCCGCTGGACCTCAAGAAATTCGCGGTGCGCCCAAGCTACGGCCACCTGAAGACCCTGGCCGACGCCCTCGGCGAGCGCAGCCTGCTCAGGGTCTGGCTGACCTTCATCGAGTCGGTGAACTACGGCAGGCATTTCATGGCGGTGCTGCCGGAAGAGCTGATGAACTGGATCAAGCGGCTCGACGACCCGGCCATCGACCTGCGCCTGCGCTGGATCTTCGCCAGCGTGCCGATCCACGGCGGACCGGAAAGTCCGGCACGGCTCAGCGCCCTGGCCTGGCTGCGCCATGTCCATCAGGGCGGCGTGGTGCCGCTGCCACACCCGGGACGCCTGCAGGATCTGCGCAGCCTGGAGGAAACCCTGCACGAGCTCGAGGTGTACATCCACCTGTGGCGCGCGTTGCCGGAATACTTCATCGAGGAGGAAGCGGCCAGGGAGCGTCGGGAGGAGCTCAACGACCGCATCCTCGAGATCCTGAGCGCGACGCGCAGACGCCGCTAG
- the ppnN gene encoding nucleotide 5'-monophosphate nucleosidase PpnN — protein MDSRQVINASVSPKGSLETLSQREVQQLSEVGAGSLYTLFRQCALAILNTGARTDNAKTILESYEDFEVRIHQQDRGVRLELLNAPADAFVDGEMIASTREMLFSALRDIVYTQSELDSLRIDLNSSQGITDYLFHLLRNARTLRPGVEPKMVVCWGGHSISIEEYKYTKKVGHELGLRKLDICTGCGPGVMKGPMKGATIAHSKQRIVGGRYLGLTEPGIIAAETPNPIVNELVILPDIEKRLEAFVRVGHGIVIFPGGAGTAEEFLYLLGILMHPDNQDLPFPVILTGPRSAAPYLEQLHTFVGATLGKAAQRHYRIIIDDPVEVARQMAHGLKEVKQFRRERNDAFHFNWLLRIEAGFQRPFDPTHANMAGLQLSRDLPAHQLAANLRRAFSGIVAGNVKDKGIRLIEQYGPYEIHGEASVMRPLDELLRAFVEQHRMKLPGGTPYVPCYRLVT, from the coding sequence ATGGACTCAAGACAAGTAATCAACGCTTCGGTAAGCCCCAAGGGCAGCCTGGAGACGCTGTCCCAGCGCGAAGTCCAGCAACTGAGCGAAGTTGGGGCGGGCAGCCTCTACACGCTGTTCCGCCAGTGCGCCCTGGCGATCCTCAACACGGGCGCCCGCACGGACAACGCCAAGACCATTCTCGAGTCCTACGAGGACTTCGAGGTTCGCATCCATCAGCAGGACCGAGGCGTGCGCCTGGAGCTGCTCAACGCACCGGCGGACGCCTTCGTCGACGGCGAGATGATCGCCAGCACCCGCGAGATGCTGTTCAGCGCCCTGCGCGACATCGTCTATACCCAGAGCGAACTGGACAGCCTGCGCATCGACCTGAACAGCTCCCAGGGCATCACCGACTACCTTTTCCACCTGCTGCGTAACGCCCGCACCCTGCGTCCCGGGGTGGAGCCGAAGATGGTGGTGTGCTGGGGCGGCCATTCGATCAGCATCGAGGAGTACAAGTACACCAAGAAGGTCGGCCACGAACTGGGTCTGCGCAAACTGGACATCTGCACCGGCTGCGGGCCCGGGGTGATGAAGGGGCCGATGAAGGGCGCCACCATCGCCCATTCCAAGCAACGGATCGTCGGCGGCCGCTACCTCGGCCTGACCGAGCCGGGGATCATCGCCGCCGAGACGCCCAATCCGATCGTCAACGAACTGGTGATCCTGCCGGACATCGAGAAGCGCCTGGAGGCCTTCGTGCGCGTCGGCCACGGCATCGTCATCTTCCCCGGCGGCGCCGGCACCGCCGAGGAGTTCCTCTACCTGCTCGGCATCCTGATGCACCCGGACAACCAGGACCTGCCCTTTCCGGTGATCCTCACCGGCCCCCGGAGCGCGGCGCCCTACCTGGAGCAGTTGCACACCTTCGTCGGCGCCACGCTGGGGAAAGCCGCGCAGCGCCACTACCGGATCATCATCGACGATCCGGTCGAGGTGGCGCGGCAGATGGCCCATGGTCTGAAGGAAGTCAAGCAGTTCCGCCGCGAGCGCAACGACGCCTTCCATTTCAACTGGCTGCTGCGCATCGAGGCGGGCTTCCAGCGCCCGTTCGACCCGACCCACGCCAACATGGCCGGCCTGCAGCTGAGCCGCGACCTCCCCGCCCACCAGCTGGCGGCCAACCTGCGCCGCGCCTTCTCCGGGATCGTCGCCGGCAACGTCAAGGACAAGGGCATCCGCCTGATCGAGCAGTACGGCCCCTACGAGATCCATGGCGAGGCCTCGGTGATGCGGCCGCTGGACGAGCTGCTGCGGGCCTTCGTCGAGCAGCACCGGATGAAGCTGCCGGGCGGCACGCCCTACGTGCCCTGCTATCGGCTGGTGACCTGA
- a CDS encoding MBL fold metallo-hydrolase — protein MAVFARRADGLRRERMQASRQYVDGGFVNTYPSSAQRMPEDRPTLVDFLFRGEGRTPARPLPALDPCSAWARPVETGLRATWLGHSTVLLEIDGHRVLTDPVWGMRASPLPFAGPKRFQPVPVDIAALPPLDAVLISHDHYDHLDYPSIRALAARQVPFITSLGVGLHLEAWGVPAKRIIELDWWEHRVLPTGLTITAAPSHHFSGRGLRDRNATLWSSFALHGERHSLFFSGDTGLSPAFVEIGQRLGPFDLVMLEIGAFHPSWGNVHLGPDNALRAWAQLGSGRLLPVHWGTFNLAMHPWAQPADVLLAKAPEGLLMPRLGEPVEPARAEAMEPWWREVTRGLWQDAMAQEAERLALPAKDQPPRPAIRS, from the coding sequence ATGGCTGTTTTTGCTCGGCGCGCCGATGGGCTCAGACGGGAACGCATGCAGGCCTCCCGGCAGTATGTCGATGGCGGTTTCGTGAACACCTATCCGTCCAGCGCGCAGCGCATGCCTGAGGACCGGCCGACACTGGTCGATTTCCTGTTTCGTGGCGAGGGTCGCACGCCGGCGCGGCCGCTTCCCGCCCTCGATCCATGCTCCGCCTGGGCCCGGCCAGTCGAAACCGGGCTGCGGGCCACCTGGCTCGGCCATTCGACCGTGCTGCTGGAAATCGATGGACACCGGGTGCTGACCGATCCCGTGTGGGGGATGCGTGCCTCACCGTTGCCGTTCGCCGGCCCCAAACGCTTTCAGCCGGTGCCGGTCGACATCGCTGCCCTGCCGCCGCTCGATGCGGTGCTGATCTCGCACGATCATTACGACCACCTGGATTATCCGAGCATCCGGGCGCTGGCCGCGCGCCAGGTCCCCTTCATCACCTCGCTGGGCGTCGGGCTGCACCTGGAAGCCTGGGGTGTGCCAGCCAAGCGCATCATCGAGCTCGACTGGTGGGAACATAGGGTGCTGCCGACCGGACTGACGATCACCGCCGCACCATCGCATCACTTCTCCGGACGCGGGCTTCGAGATCGCAACGCAACGCTCTGGTCGTCGTTCGCCTTGCACGGCGAGCGGCACTCCCTGTTCTTCAGCGGCGACACCGGGCTGTCCCCGGCCTTCGTCGAGATCGGCCAGCGGCTCGGCCCTTTCGACCTGGTGATGCTCGAGATTGGCGCCTTCCATCCATCCTGGGGAAATGTGCATCTGGGGCCTGACAACGCCCTGCGGGCCTGGGCACAACTGGGCAGTGGGCGTCTCCTGCCCGTGCACTGGGGCACCTTCAATCTGGCGATGCACCCATGGGCCCAGCCGGCCGATGTGCTGCTGGCGAAAGCTCCAGAGGGATTGTTGATGCCACGCCTGGGTGAACCGGTCGAGCCGGCCCGGGCAGAGGCAATGGAGCCCTGGTGGCGAGAAGTGACCAGGGGCCTCTGGCAGGACGCCATGGCGCAGGAGGCCGAGCGTCTGGCGCTTCCAGCGAAAGACCAGCCGCCTCGTCCCGCCATACGATCATAA
- a CDS encoding cell wall hydrolase — protein MRFIWICLVASALGGQAIAADREQNAEAAVDKAEALERKAAAEEGVTPRAKPITRPEAQAVDPTGKAPLDDAITCLSRSIYWEAKGGSPADMEAVASVAMNRLGHEGFPDTLCEVVKQGSEQGSCQFSWWCDGRPDQVKEDERYELAKEVARKALNQQLRDRTDGALYFHDRTVSPDWAVKYLRTAETRKFLFYRPRKDTRR, from the coding sequence ATGCGTTTTATCTGGATATGTCTCGTGGCCAGCGCTCTCGGGGGCCAGGCGATAGCGGCAGACCGGGAGCAAAACGCGGAGGCGGCAGTGGACAAGGCGGAGGCACTGGAACGGAAGGCCGCGGCCGAAGAGGGCGTGACTCCCCGGGCCAAGCCCATCACCCGACCCGAAGCGCAGGCGGTCGATCCGACTGGCAAGGCGCCCCTGGACGATGCGATCACCTGTCTCTCACGCAGCATCTACTGGGAGGCCAAGGGTGGCTCGCCTGCCGACATGGAGGCGGTCGCCAGCGTCGCTATGAACCGGCTAGGTCATGAAGGTTTTCCGGACACGCTGTGCGAGGTCGTCAAGCAGGGCTCCGAACAGGGCTCCTGTCAGTTCTCATGGTGGTGCGATGGGCGCCCGGATCAGGTGAAGGAGGACGAGCGCTACGAACTGGCCAAGGAGGTGGCGCGAAAAGCGCTCAACCAGCAACTCAGGGACCGGACCGATGGTGCCTTGTACTTCCACGACAGGACCGTATCCCCGGACTGGGCCGTGAAATACCTCAGGACAGCCGAAACCCGCAAATTCCTCTTCTACAGGCCACGCAAGGATACGCGCCGATAG
- a CDS encoding CHAT domain-containing protein, translating to MEDASAIASVKLELLRSGPAHNQLLSPLTTYIALCGSDGPVTLNMPFEQRQLLSRLQRLRYQLDRTQTSEDQRESELRDLGEVIGKVLGQVPTLLAELGSASCTTGRLVHLRLVMSAFELGMVPFETAIAAEGFPGAGSPLFLQTRMPICVTREFRRGRALPLEWNREPRILFAFAAPDGLYVPAQSHLQALREAIEPWVRIKEDPKARVEEVKRRLTVLPNASLEQIRTLCASGEFTHVHILAHGKSFRHCGDERYGLALCAEGSTATDVVDGERLAIALIATDPLGHTRHRPTLVSLATCDSGNINSLLTPGGSIAHELHAAGIPWVVASQFPLWMKASAVAVRELYSGLLKGADPRWVLYELRQRLRTDVPETHDWASIVAYSTVSKDFEQQVGQFRDQQMRRRIEVKFERIDELVGANSEAGAERPMLTEAQKQELAPLAAAIRADLESWRAESGCLLPGNTEMAHRFGISGACEKRLGIAFNQIDESAEQQAYEACRDFYLQAWRLDPCNHWVITQYLAIRAILALREETGRPADTVEQETRQLAAEYGVIWQAVRQVVDWRIRNLTGREQAYAYSTQAELDLLGTVYAGDISGETLKGQLASHCKALREREALNALPLVSARRQFRRYLQDWPSPLWNDLARTALENLSP from the coding sequence ATGGAAGACGCTTCCGCCATTGCCAGTGTCAAGCTGGAGCTGTTACGGAGCGGGCCGGCCCATAATCAGCTGCTGTCCCCTCTGACCACCTATATCGCGCTGTGCGGCTCCGATGGGCCGGTGACGCTGAACATGCCCTTCGAGCAACGCCAGTTGCTGAGCCGCCTGCAACGCCTGCGCTATCAGCTGGACAGGACCCAGACTTCCGAGGATCAGCGCGAGTCGGAGCTGCGCGATCTGGGCGAAGTGATCGGCAAGGTGCTGGGACAGGTGCCTACGCTGCTGGCCGAGCTGGGCAGCGCCAGTTGCACTACCGGCCGGCTCGTCCATCTGCGCCTGGTGATGTCCGCCTTCGAACTGGGCATGGTGCCTTTCGAGACCGCGATCGCTGCAGAGGGTTTTCCGGGAGCCGGCTCCCCTCTGTTCCTGCAGACGCGCATGCCGATCTGCGTGACCCGCGAGTTCCGCCGTGGCCGCGCCCTGCCGCTCGAGTGGAACCGGGAGCCTCGCATACTTTTCGCCTTCGCGGCGCCGGATGGGCTGTATGTGCCGGCCCAGAGCCATCTGCAGGCCTTGCGGGAAGCCATCGAACCCTGGGTCAGGATCAAGGAAGACCCCAAGGCCCGCGTCGAGGAAGTCAAGAGGCGGCTGACGGTGCTGCCCAACGCCTCTCTCGAGCAAATCCGCACGCTCTGTGCCTCGGGCGAGTTCACCCATGTGCACATCCTGGCCCACGGCAAATCCTTCCGGCATTGCGGGGACGAGCGCTATGGCCTGGCCCTGTGCGCCGAAGGCAGCACGGCGACCGACGTCGTGGATGGGGAGCGGCTGGCCATCGCATTGATCGCTACCGATCCGCTGGGCCATACCCGGCACCGCCCGACGCTGGTCAGTCTGGCAACGTGCGATTCCGGCAACATCAATTCGCTTCTGACGCCGGGGGGCAGCATCGCCCACGAACTGCATGCAGCGGGCATCCCCTGGGTCGTCGCCTCCCAGTTCCCGCTGTGGATGAAGGCTTCGGCCGTTGCGGTCAGGGAGCTGTATTCCGGGCTGCTGAAGGGAGCGGATCCGCGCTGGGTGCTTTATGAGCTGCGCCAGCGTCTGCGCACGGATGTTCCGGAAACCCACGACTGGGCCAGCATCGTGGCCTACTCGACCGTCTCCAAGGATTTCGAGCAGCAGGTCGGCCAGTTCCGTGACCAGCAGATGCGGCGGCGGATCGAGGTCAAGTTCGAGCGGATCGACGAGTTGGTCGGCGCCAACAGCGAGGCTGGAGCCGAGCGTCCGATGCTGACAGAGGCCCAGAAGCAGGAGCTGGCACCGCTCGCCGCGGCCATTCGTGCGGATCTGGAAAGCTGGCGGGCCGAGTCGGGATGTCTGCTGCCGGGCAACACGGAAATGGCCCACCGGTTCGGTATCAGCGGCGCCTGTGAAAAGCGTCTGGGCATCGCCTTCAACCAGATCGATGAATCGGCCGAGCAGCAGGCCTATGAAGCCTGCCGGGATTTCTACCTGCAGGCCTGGAGGCTCGATCCCTGCAACCACTGGGTCATTACCCAGTATCTGGCGATACGGGCCATCCTGGCACTACGGGAAGAAACGGGCCGGCCGGCGGATACGGTCGAGCAGGAAACGAGGCAACTGGCGGCCGAGTACGGTGTGATCTGGCAGGCGGTTCGTCAGGTGGTCGACTGGCGCATACGCAACTTGACGGGACGTGAGCAGGCTTATGCCTACAGTACGCAAGCGGAGCTGGATCTGCTCGGGACCGTCTATGCCGGGGACATATCTGGCGAGACGCTGAAAGGCCAGTTGGCCTCGCACTGCAAGGCCCTGCGGGAGCGGGAGGCACTCAATGCCCTGCCGCTGGTTTCGGCACGCCGTCAGTTCCGGCGTTATCTGCAGGACTGGCCCAGCCCGCTGTGGAACGATCTGGCCAGAACCGCGCTGGAGAATCTGTCCCCATAA